Proteins encoded together in one Triticum dicoccoides isolate Atlit2015 ecotype Zavitan chromosome 7B, WEW_v2.0, whole genome shotgun sequence window:
- the LOC119338430 gene encoding aspartic proteinase nepenthesin-2-like — MAEVVEEEMELAATATAAAAAMEEEKFVVPFRHRRKFSMYLVQLRIGGGPPDEACSRYVLFDTGDDLDAHGRITWCDYSHSYPSPDNNLCNFEKRYGNGSKLSGYLGSDAFPFGNGIAGDGGGYNFEQDIVFGCAQEERTTAVREYSSGILGLGMGTFSFVAQASVDKFSYCALSRERRDLRDQWRKTTSYLRFGSHAVMSGKIVPFKQDGAHFIISLKSVTYQRGSRLDQNQPVPIFTRQEAAEFLPILVDSGSTLALQENRVFLQPKTPGIGDTLFYEGYAGDYICLGISIDERKSVLGMIAQRNTNVGYDLANMEISFNREAGQFCTGVNLRQLNTFANRKTFDLFIFNHGGTFNTRNNKNYIQIRRPPSNDY, encoded by the exons ATGGCAGAGGTcgtggaggaggagatggagttggCCGCCACTGCCACCGCGGCCGCGGCCGCCATGGAGGAGGAGAAGTTTGTGGTGCCGTTTCGGCACCGCCGGAAGTTTTCCATGTATCTGGTGCAGCTCCGCATTGGCGGCGGACCACCAGATGAAGCGTGTTCGAGATATGTATTGTTCGACACCGGCGACGACCTGGACGCA CACGGGAGGATCACATGGTGCGATTACAGCCACTCCTACCCCAGTCCAGACAACAATTTGTGCAACTTCGAAAAGCGGTACGGCAATGGTAGCAAGCTGTCAGGCTACCTGGGATCTGACGCCTTCCCCTTTGGCAACGGCATAGCGGGGGACGGCGGCGGCTACAACTTCGAGCAAGACATCGTCTTCGGCTGCGCGCAGGAGGAACGTACCACCGCCGTCCGGGAATACAGCTCCGGCATTCTCGGCCTCGGCATGGGTACGTTCTCCTTCGTCGCTCAGGCCAGCGTCGACAAATTTTCCTACTGCGCTCTATCCCGGGAGAGAAGAGACCTCCGGGATCAGTGGAGGAAAACAACAAGCTACCTCCGATTCGGCAGCCATGCTGTCATGTCGGGCAAGATTGTCCCGTTCAAGCAGGACGGCGCCCACTTCATCATCTCCCTCAAGAGCGTGACGTACCAGCGAGGAAGCCGTCTAGATCAAAATCAGCCAGTGCCCATATTTACTCGGCAAGAGGCGGCGGAGTTCCTGCCCATTCTGGTGGATTCAGGGTCCACCCTGGCGCTACAGGAAAATCGTGTTTT TCTACAGCCAAAAACACCCGGCATTGGCGACACGCTCTTCTACGAAGGGTACGCAGGTGATTACATTTGTCTGGGAATTTCTATCGATGAGAGGAAATCAGTGTTAGGCATGATTGCTCAACGTAATACCAATGTTGGGTATGATTTAGCAAACATGGAGATCTCCTTTAATCGTGAG GCAGGTCAATTTTGCACAGGAGTTAACCTTAGACAACTGAATACATTTGCAAACA ggaaaactttcgatctattcatatTCAATCATGGCGGTACAtttaacaccagaaataataaaaattacattcagatccgtagaccacctagcaacgactac